The DNA segment TGGTACTGCTCTCCGACGTCCGTGCTTGACACCCCTGGACCTCCTCGTCCACGTGCCCTGATTCGTTCGAACCCGAACGATTTCGAGCAGAGTAGCGAGTGGAACGCCTCTCGTCACCCCCTTCGGAGCAGAAAAAATGGCCGGATCGTGACCGGGTGCCCGACCAGCCTGCCCGGCTATAGTTCGGAGCCGAACGATTGGAGGACCGTGGCACCGCGCTTCACGCTGATCCTGAGCGAGAACTGGACGATGACGTCGGGTCGCGACCTCCCGGTCCTCATCCGTTGGGCCCGCGAGGCCGAGGACGCCGGCTTCGACTCGGTGATGATCTCCGAGCACATCGTGCTGGGGCCGGGCGCGGGCGCGAACGGGGTGATGGCCAACCCGCGCGAGTACGCCCTGCCGGGCAACCAGGACCCCGCGACACCGTGGCCGAGCTCGCTCGTGCTGCTGTCGGCGATCGCGGCGGTGACCACGACGGTCCGGCTGGTCGCCGGCGCGGTCATCGCGCCGCTGCGCCACCCCCTGCTGCTCGCCCGCGAGCTCGGCAGCCTCGACCTGCTCTCCGGGGGGCGGCTCGTCGTGCTGCCCACGGTGAGCTGGCACGAGGAGGAGTACGTCGCACTCGGCGTACCGTTCCATCGGCGCGGGCGGCTGCTCGATGAGCACCTCGAGGTCTGGCGGCTCGCCTGGGGGGCCTCGCCGTTCTCCTACGAGGGCGAGCACTACCGCTTCCACGACGTCTACCTCGAGCCAGGGGCGTACTCCGAGACCGGCCCGCAGCTGTGGCTCGGCGGCGCCTCGATGACGCCGAAGGTGATCGACCGCGTGGTCCGCTACGGGCACGGGTTCAACCCGCTCGGCGTCCGTACCAACGAGGAGATGGCGACGCTGCGCGCCGCCCTGGCCGCCGCCGGCCGTGACCCGGCGTCCCTGGAGCTCATCGGCGGGACGCGGGCAGGCTTCCCCGACGCGACGAGCTGCGCCGACCTCGGTGAGGCGCTGGCCGGGATCCCCGCCCAGCAGGCGCAGGGGTACACCACGTTCTGCATCAAGCCGTCGCAGTTCATCGACGACCCGGACGGCGTGGGCGCCTTCTGCCGCGAGGTCGTACGGCGCGGGGAGGCGTTCGCATGAGGGCCTCGCCTCGCCCGCTGGTCGTCATCCCCGGCCGCTTCTCCGCCTCGGCGTCCGCGCTGCGCTACCGGGCGCTGGTGACCGCCCGGGCGCTTTCGGAGGCCGTCCTCGCGGCGGGCGGGGAGCCGCTCACGGTCCAGCCCTCGGCGCCCCGGGGCTCGGTGTCCGCGGGGGAGGTGGCCGAGCGGCTCGGCTTCGCCGACGCGGTGCTGCTGCCCGGCGGCGGGGACCTCCACCCGCGTCGCTACGGCCAGGACGTCGCCTCGGACGCGGTCTATGACGTCGACGACGAGCAGGACGCCTTCGACCTCGCCGTGGCCTCCTGGGCGCTGGAGGCCGGGATCCCGCTCCTCGCGGTGTGCCGAGGCCTGCACGTCGTCAACGTCGCGCTGGGCGGCGAGCTGGACCAGGACATGGCCTCGCCCCACCGCCACGTCGTCCACGAGGTGACCACCGAGCCGGGCTCCCTGCTGCACGCGGTGGTGGGACCGAGCGTGACCGCCTCCTGCTACCACCACCAGCGGGTCACCGCGCTGGGCACCGGGCTTCGGGCCAGCGGGCGGGCCGAGGACGGGACGCTCGAGGCGGCGGAGCTCGACGCCGCGCGGGGCTGGTTCCTCGGCGTGCAGTGGCATCCGGAGGACTCGTGGGAGCGGGACCCGGCGCAGCGCGCCGTCCTGGCCGCCCTCGTCGACGCCGCCCGCCGCCGACCCCCGACCTGATCGCTCGCCGGCTGACCCCCGGCGCCGAGCCCGCCGGCCGGTGGAGGCTTGACCCCCCGGAGCGCGTCCCCCTAGGCTACGTTTGGTCCCAAACGATTTGGGGGTGTGTGGTGTCCCAAGGCTTCTTCGGCCCGCGTACGGCCTCCGGCCGGGCGGCGTTGCTGCCCGACCCGCCGTGGTTCTACTCCGGTGACCTGCTGACCGTGGAGTACCGGGTCGACCCCGAACGGGTCCGTGAGCTGCTCCCCCACCCCCTCGAGCTGGCCGACGAGGACCCCGGCGCCGTCGCGTTCATCTGGGCCGACTGGCAGTCCTGCGGGAGCGACCGGGCACAGCTCCTCGACCCCGTGCTGGGGCAGTACAAGGAGGCCTTCGTCGTGGTGCGCTGCCGTTTCGGCGGGCAGACGTACAGCCGCTGCGTCTACATCTGGGTCGACACCGACTTCGCGATCGCCCGCGGGCTGCACCAGGGCTACCCCAAGAAGCTCGGCGCGATCCACCTGACGCGCCCCCATCCCTACGGCCCGGCGCCGCGCGTGGCCCCCGGGAGCCGCTTCGGCGCCTCGCTCGCCGCCTCCGACCGCCGGCTCGCCGAGGCGCAGATCACCCTGCTCGAGGAGGCGCCCGAGAACGGCTTCGTCAACGCCCACCCGATGGCGCACAACCGGTACGTCCGCGCGATCGACGACCCCTCGCGCTTCCGCCTCGACGAGATCATCGCGACCAGCGCGGCCGAGGCCGAGGGCGGGCCGGCGTACCGCGCGAGCGTCGACCACTTCGCGCTGTTCCCGTCGCCGACGGAGGAGCTCGACCTGCTCGCGCCGGAGGAGATCATCGGCGGCTACTACCGCCAGGTCGGCGTCGTCTGGAACGGCGGGCGGGTGCTGCACGACAACCTCGCCGACCAGCCCGAGGTGCAGCATGCCTGACCAGGTCAGCGTCGAGGGCGTGGCCGTCGACACGCGGCACTGGATCGGCGGGCAGCGCGTCGCCTCCGCCACGACCTTCACCGACGTCTCCCCGATCGACGAGCAGCCGCTGGCCGAGATCGCGTCGGCCGGGGCCGCCGAGGTCGACGCCGCGGTCACCTCGGCGCAGCGGGCGTTCCCCGCCTGGGCCGCGATGCCGCGAGACGAACGCGCCGACCTGCTCAACCGCGTCGCGGACGGCATCGACAAGCGGGCCGAGGAGCTCGCCGTCGTCGAGACGCGCGACAACGGCTCCCTCCTGCGCTCCCACCGGCGCAGCGTCATGCCGCGGGTCGGCATGAACTTCCGCTACTTCGCCGACCTGCTCCGCGAGCTCTCGCACCCCGACCGGGAGATCCGGGGACACCGGGAGCGCATCACCTGGGACCCCGCCGGGGTCACCGCGGTCATCACGCCGTGGAACGCACCGCTCATGCTGGCGACCTGGCGGATCGGGCCCGCGCTCGCCGCCGGCAACACCGTGGTCGCGAAGCCCCCGGAGTGGGCGCCGCTCACGGCCTCGCTGCTGGCCGACATCACCGCCGAGGCGGGGCTGCCCCCCGGCGTGTTCAACGTCGTCCAGGGGCTGGGACCCCAGGCGGGCGCCGCGCTCAGCGCCCACCCGGGGATCCGGCGGCTGTCCTTCACCGGGTCGGTCCCCACCGCCGGGAAGATCGCGGCGGCGGCGGCTCCGAACATCGTCCCGCTGTCCTTCGAGCTCGGTGGCAAGTCCCCGCTGCTGGTCTTCGCCGACGCGGACTTCGACCTCGCGGTGAGCCTCGCCGTGGAGCAGTTCGACAACGCCGGCCAGGTCTGCCTCGGGGCGTTTCGCATCCTCGTGGAGGACGCGATCGCGGACCGCTTCCTGGAGGCCGTCCTCGAGCGCGCCTCCCACGTGGTCCAGGGCGACCCGCGGGACGAGGCCACCGCGATCTCCTGCCTCGTCAGCCGCCCGCACTTCGAGCGGGTGGACGGGTTCGTCCAGCGGGCGATCGCCGACGGTGCTCGCCCGGTCCTCGGCGGCGGGCCCAACGACGAGCTGGGCGGGCTGTACTACCGCCCGACGGTCCTCGTCGCGACCGAGCCCGGTTCGGAGATCGTCACCGAGGAGGTCTTCGGCCCGGTCCTGACCGTCCAGACCTTCCAGGGCGAGGACCAGGCCGTCGCCATGGCCAACGACACCCGCTTCGGGCTGGCCGCGACCATGGTCACCGGTGACCCCGATCGGGCGGAGCGGGTCAGCGCACGGCTGTCCGCCGGGACGGTCTGGGTCAACTGCTTCTTCGTGCGCGACCTCGGAGCGCCTTTCGGCGGCAACGGGCAGTCGGGCATCGGTCGCGAGGGTGGCCTCCACTCCTTCGACTTCTACTGCGACATCAAGAACACCGTGTTCTCACCGACGGGGTGGACCGGCGGAGCCAAGGAGTGACGCATGGGTGAGGTTGTGGCCGCCGGCCTGCTGGCGCATGTACCGACGATCATGCTGCCGGAGCAGACCCGGCGGGAGCTGAACCACGGCGCGGACACCACGCTCGTGGCAGGCCTGGAACAGCTGCGCAAGGACGTGTTCGAGACCCTCGACTACGACACCGTGGTCGTGCTCGACTCCCACTGGTTCACGACGGTCGAGTTCGTCGTGACCGCGCAGGACCGCCGGGCCGGGCTGTTCACCGCCGAGGAGCTGCCGCGGGGAATGTGCCGGATCCCCTACGACTGGCGCGGGGACCCTGAGCTCGCGCACGCGATGGCCTCCTTCGGTCCCAAGCACAGCACGTGGGTCACCGCGATCGACGACCCGTACCTGCCGATGTACTACGCGACGCTCAACCTCTGGAAGTACCTCGGCGAGGGTCTCGACAAGCAGTGGGTCAGCGTCAGCACCTGCCAGACCGGGGAGACCGAGGACTTCCTGCGAGCCGGCCGCGCGCTCGGCGACGCCATCGAGGCGCTGGACCGCAGGGTCGTCCTCATCGCCTCCGGCGCGCTGTCGCACACCTTCTGGAAGCTGCGCCAGCTGCGCGACCACGAGGCCAGCGAGGCCTCGCACATCCGCACACCCGAGGCCTACGCCGCCGACCTCGAGCGGATGGCCTGGTTCGCCGAGGGCGACCACGCCCGGGTGCTCAAGACCATGCCGGACTTCATGAAGTTCCGGCCCGAGGCGATGTTCGCCCACTACCTGATGATGGCCGGGGCGCTCGGCGAGGAGCGGCTCACCGCGCGCTCGCGCCAGTACGGCGAGTACGAGAACTCCATCGGTACCGGTCAGGTCCACCTGTGGTTCGACCGCCCGACCGGCGGCTTCCCCCGTCCGGCCGAGACCCCGCCCGACCCCGAGTACGCCCGACAGGAGAGCGGACCCGACCTCGTCGCGGCCGGCTGACCCGGTCCCGTCGACACCAGCCCATCCACCAGACAGGGGACACCGTGACCGAGTACCGACGGATCCTGCTCGAGGGCGCAGAGGTCCTCGTCGTCCGCCGCGGCGACCAGCTCGTCGCGGCGGACGGGCGCAGCGTCGGCGTCGACGACGCCGTGCACCTGCCTCCGGTCGTCCCGACGAAGATCGTCGCGGTGCACCTCAACTACCTGAGCCGGGTGCACGAGTTCGGGACGCGGCTCCCGGCGGCGCCGACGTACTTCCACAAGCCCACGACCTCGCTCAACGCCCACAAGGGCGCCGTCGTGCGACCCGAGCGCTGCAAGTGGCTGAACTACGAGGGCGAGATCGCCATCGTGATCGGGAGGACGTGCCGCAACGTGTCGCCCGCGGCCGCGGGCTCCTACATCGCCGGGTACACCGTGGCCAACGACTACGGCCTGCACGACTTCCGCGACACCGACGCCGGGTCGATGCTGCGCGTCAAGGGCTCGGACACGTTGTGCCCGCTCGGTCCCGGGCTGGTCGACGACTGGGACTTCCACGGCAAGACGATCCGGACCTATGTCAACGGCGAGGTGAAGCAGGAGGCGAGCACCGACGAGATGGAGTGGGACATGCACTACCTCGTCGCCGACATCGCCCGCACCATCACGCTCCTGCCCGGCGACGTCCTGCTCTCCGGCACGCCGGCGAACTCGCGGACCGTCTACCCCGGCGACGTCGTCGAGGTCGAGGTCGAGGGCCTCGGGCGGCTGACCAACCACATCGTCAGCGGACCGGTCCCGATCCGTGACGACTGCGGTGCGCAGCCGACCGAGAGCGACGAGGTTCTCTCCACCGCCATGGGCGGCGACTGGCCCAAGCGCGGCAAGGTCCAGGTCTGACCGTCGGCGCCCTCGCCCGGCGCGTCAACGACGGGTGGCAGCGCCCTCCTCGGCGAGCAGTGACGTCACGATCTGGCGCACCTTGAGGGCGGCCACGTCGGCCTGGACGTTGACCCCGGCGCCCGGCCCGTCCCGGTCGATGACGCGTTGCATCGTCTCCATCGCCGAGCTCACCCTCAGGTAGTACGAGGTGAACATGCGCTCGAGGTGGTCGGTGGTCGCGGCGTCGTCGACGGCGAAGTCGCGGCTGACCCGCCACATCAGCCGAGAGGTCCCGCGGTCGACGGGCAGCACGAGCTGGGTGAAGCGCATCCGCGCCGGAGGCGCCCCGTCCTCCGGCAGCACGTCCCAGTGGTCGACCCAGACGGCCGGGGACAGGAAGTGGCCCTCCTGACGGTGCACGAGCTCCTCGTCGGCCCGCCGGCCGAGGGCACGTGCCTGCCAGCCCGGCAGCGGGCCAGCGGGGAAGGTGCGCGAGAGCGACACGGTCGTCTCGCTCACCACGACGTCCAACGGCGGCGGCTGGGCGAGCAGGACGGCTGGCGACACGTCAGGGGCGAGTACCGGGATCTGCGTCACGTCGGCGAAGCTCTCGTGCAGGAGCAGGAAGCCCGCTGCGACGTCCTGCTCGCCGCCGACGCTCCCCCACGCGTCGTCGTCGAGCCAGTCCAGGTCCGGCAGCCGGTGCAGCGGGGCTCGGCCTGGCTCGCCGAGCCACACCCACACCAGGCCGTTCTCCTCGCGGACCGGGTAGACCGGCACCGACGCGCCGTACGGCACCCGGGTCTGCGTCGGGACGCTGACGCATCGCCCGCGGGCGTCGTAGGCGAAGCCGCACAGGCCGCAGCGCACGAGGTCGCCATCGAGACGGCCGGCACTGAGCGGGTACGGCCGGTGGGCGCAGCGGTCCTCGAGGGCCACCACCTCCCCGCCGGTCCCGCGGAACAGCACGAGCGGGCGGTCCCCCGCCCGCCAGGCGGTCAGCTCACGGCCGATGCCGGCCGACGCCGTGAGGGCGTACCAGCAGTCGGTCGGCACCTCGGCGCTCGGGCGGGGGCGACCCAGCCGCGGTCGTGTCATCGCTGCGGACCCTTCGTCACAGGTCGAGGGTGAGTCGGTCGGAGCGGCAGCGCGAGACGCAGATCATCATGCTCTCGTTCGCCGCGCGCTCGTCGTCGCTGAGGATCGAGTCCCGGTGGTCCACGTCGCCGTCGAGGACGACCTGCTCGCAGGTGCCGCAGATCCCCTCGTGGCAGGAGCCGAGGATGCTGACCCCCGCGTCCTGCACGACGTCGAACACCGACTTGTCCGGTGGGACCGTCAGGGTGAGCCCGGAGCGCGCGAGCACCAGCTCGAACGCGTGCTCCTGCCGCGCCTCGGTCACCTTGGCCGCGAACCGCTCGAGGTGCAGCGACCCGGCCGGCCAGGACGCGCACCGCTGCTCCACCGCGGCGAGCAGCCCCTCGGGGCCGCAGCAGTAGACAAGGGTCTGTGGTTGCGGCGTCCCGAGCAGCCCGTCGAGATCCGGGAAGCCCGCCTCGTCCTGCGGGACGAGGCTGACCTTGTCGCCGTACGCCGAGAGCTCGTCGGTGAACGCCATCGAGGCCCGCGAGCGGCCGCCGTAGACCAGCCGCCAGTCGGCCCCTGCCGCCTCCGCCTCGGCGATCATCGGAAGCATCGGCGTGATCCCGATGCCACCAGCGATGAACAGGTAGCGCGGCGCGGACACCAGGGGGAAGTGGTTGCGCGGACCGCGCACGCGCACCCGGTCCCCAGCCGACAGCTCGTGGACCTTGACCGACCCGCCCCGGCTGTCGGGCGCCTTCAGCACGCCCACCCGGATCGTGTGGCTGTCCGAGGGGCTGCCGCACAGGGAATACTGGCGCACCAGGTCCGGCGCGAGGACCAGGTCGACGTGCGCACCCGGTGTCCACGGCGGCAGGGCGTCCCCGTCGGGGTCGGACAGGGTGAGGGCGACGACGTCCTCGGCGACGTGGTCCACCGCGTCGACCACGAGGTCCCCCTCGTGCTCCCGCAGCGTGGTGACGGTGCCGGTCACGCGATACCCCGCCTCACGCGACCTTGACGCGCACGGGGAAGCGCTTGACCCCGTTGACGAAGTTGCTCCGGACGCGGACGATCTCGCCGGACTGCTCGATCGACGCCAGCCGCGGCAGCAGGGTCTCGAACATGATCCGGATCTCCATGCGGGCCAGGTTCGCCCCGAGGCAGGTGTGGGGCCCCTTGCCGAAGGTCATGTGGTCGTTCGGGTAGCGCGTGAGGTCCAGGGTGTACGGGTCGGTGAACGCCGCGTCGTCGCGGTTGCCCGACGCGAACCAGGTGACGACCTTGTCGCCCGCCTTGATCTGCTGGCCGTGCATCTCGACGTCCCGGGTGGCCGTCCGGCGGAAGTGGTACACGGGTGAGGCGTAACGGAGCAGCTCCTCGACGGCGACCTGGCCCTTGTCCGGGTTGTCCCGCAGGTAGGCCAGTTGGTCAGGGTTGTCCATCAGCGCCTTCATCGCATGGCTGATGGCCTGCCGGGTCGTCTCGTTGCCGGCGACCACGAGCAGCAGGAAGTAGTTGTCGAAGTCGGTCGAGGAGAGCGGGACGCCGTCCTCGGGTATGCGGTTGACCAGCTTGCTGACCAGGTCCTCGCCCTCGCCCCCACGCCGCTCGGCGGCCAGCTGGCGGCCGTACTCGAAGATCTCCATCGACGCCGGCGAGCGGAAGGGCAGGTGCGAGTACTGCTCGGCCTCCGGGCTGTCGATGAGGACGCGTGCGTAGTCGGGGTCCGTGGCGCCGACGATCTCGTTGCCCCACGAGATGAGCTGCGGGGTGAAGTCCTCGGGCACGTCGAGCAGCCGGGCCAGCACCTGGATCGGGTAGTCGGCGGCGATGGCGTCGACGAAATCGAACTCCTCCTGCCGCAGCGCGCTGTCGACGGTCAGCTGGGCGAGCCCGCGCAGGAAGTCCTCGTAGCGGCGAAGCGACGCTGCGCTGAAGTCGCGCATGAGGAGCTTTCGAAGGGCCTGGTGGCGCGGTCCGTCGGTCTCCAGCATCGAGCGGCGCAGGTCCATGTACTCCTCGGGCGGCTCCTCGAGGTTGACGAAGCGCTCCGAGGTGAACATCTCCGGGTTCTTGTCCACCTCGACGATGTCCTCGAACCTCGTCACCGACCAGAAACCGCGGTTGCCGCCCGGCTCGGGGTTCCAGTGCACGGGAGCCTCGCGCCGCAGCGTGTCGAACATCCCCCACGCCTCGTTGCGGACGAAGACCTCGAGGTCGGCCAGGTCGACCTCGCTCAGGGGGACCGGGTCGTGCTGCATGAGGGGCTCCTCGGCTGGTTCGGCGGGTTCGGCGGGACGTGCGTGAGTCGACAGGGCTACAGGTGGTAGGAGTACTCGCGGAACTCCCAGTCGGTGACGAAGCGCTCGAAGCGCTCCACCTCGTTGCGTTTGTACGCGAGGAACGCCGTGACGAAGAACTCGCCGAGCACCTCGGCGAGGTCGGTGTCGGCCTCGAGGGCGTCGAGCGCGGCCGGGAGCGTCTGCGGCAGCATGGGCGAGATCTCGGGGTTGTAGCCGTAGCCCTCCAGCGGGGCCGGCAGCTCGACCTTGTCGCGGATGCCGAGGTAGCTGGCGGCACCCATGGCGGCGATGATCAGGTACGGGTTGGCGGTGGCGTCCCCCAGCCGTACCTCCATCCGCGAGCTCTGACCGCGCTCCGGCGGGATGCGCACCATGGCGCTGCGGTTGTCCAGGCCCCAGTCGATGAGCCAGGGCGCCAGGCTGTCCGGGCCGAAGCGCTTGTAGGAGTTGATGGTCGGGTTCGCGAGCGCGGCCAGCGCCGGCGCGTGCTGAAGCACGCCGGCGATGGCGTGGCGGCCCACGTCCGAGAGGCCGTACTCCCCATCCGGGTCCCCGAAGACGTTGGTGCCCGAGGCGTGGGCGAGGGAGATGTGCAGGTGGAAGCCCGAGCCGCCCTCGTCGTTGAAGGGCTTCGCCATGAAGGTCGCGAGCTTGCCCTCGTGGCGCGCGATCTCCTGTACGGCCGACTTCATCCGAAACGCGCGGTCGGAGGCGTCGACGATCTCGCTGTGGTTCAGGTTCACCTCGAACTGACCGGCACAGAACTCGTGGTTGGCCGCGGTCACCTGCAGCCCGGCCTCGCGCATCTCGCGCAGCGTGCGCAGCAACAGTCCACCGGGGTCGCCCTTGCGGCCGACGACGTAGACGTTGCCGGGGCTGTCGGCGTAACGCGCGTAGCCGGGCTGGCGCGACCCGTCCGGCTCGCAGACGTAGTACTCCAGCTCCGGGCCGACGACCGCGTGGACACCGAGCTCCGCGAGGCGGTCGGCCACGCGTCGCACCACGTTGCGGGGCGCCTCCGGCACCGGGGTCCCGTCGGCGAGGAAGGCGTCGCCGAGGCAGCCCATCACCCCCGGCTCCCAGGGCAGTGGCTGAAGGGTCGAGAAGTCTGGGCGGACGAGGACGTCCGGCAGGCCGGCCTCGATGCCGCCCGGCATCGGGACGACGTCGCCCATGGGGGTCACGTGGTAGACACCCCGGCTGAAGGCCAGCCCGTGACCGACCGCGTTGGGCAGCTCGTCGATGAGCACGTCGCGGCCCCGGTCCACCCCGATGAGGTCGGAGTAGGAGATCCGCACGATGTCGATGCCACGCGCGCGGAGGGTCTCCACGACCTCGGTGACGTTCTGGTCCTGACTGGCCACGGAGCCTCCCAAAGTCGTTAGGGCCCAAACCATAATGGGGGCCCCTGGCCCTGACAAGAGGGTCGGGACAAGATAGTTTGTAGCCAAACGGTCTACCCCAGGGCGAGGAGGTCAGGGGTGCGAGCGCTGTTCGTGCAGCAGGACCACGTCTCACCGGTCGGCCCCGTGGGGGCCGCGTTCGCCGACCGCGGCTACGACGTGAGCGAGCTGCTGGTCGTGCCCGAGGAGCACTTCCACGCGCCGTCGGTGACGGCGGACTTCCCCGATCCGCGGGACGTCGACGTCGTCGTGGCGATGGGCGCCCCGTGGTCGGTCTACGACCACGACCGGATCGGGTCGTGGGTGTTCGACGAGATGGACTTCCTGCGCGCCGCCCACGAGACGGGCGTCCCCGTCCTGGGGATCTGCTTCGGCGCGCAGGCGCTGGCGGGCGCGCTGGGGGGCGAGGTCGTCCCCGCGGCGCGGCCCGAGGTGGGCTGGACCCTCGTCCGCACCGAGCGCCCCGACCTGGTCGAGGCCGGGCCGTGGTTCCAGTGGCACGGTGACCGCTGGGTGCTGCCGTCGCACGTGTCCGCGTTCGCGACGACCGACGTCGCCGAGCAGGCCTTCACCCTGGGGCGTTCGCTCGGCGTGCAGTTCCACCCTGAGATCACCCCCACGATGCTCGCCGGGTGGCTGGCCAACGGCGGCGACGCGCAGGCGCGCCGGCTCGGCTACGACCCCGACGAGCTGCTGCGGGTCACGAGGCGCACGGCCCCCGAGGCGGAGGCACGCGCCCGCCGGCTGGTCGAGCGCTTCCTGGACGTGGTCGCCACCAACGACGTGCCCGCGGGACGGCGACTCCGATGACACCGCGGGGCACTG comes from the Actinomycetes bacterium genome and includes:
- a CDS encoding TIGR03619 family F420-dependent LLM class oxidoreductase — encoded protein: MAPRFTLILSENWTMTSGRDLPVLIRWAREAEDAGFDSVMISEHIVLGPGAGANGVMANPREYALPGNQDPATPWPSSLVLLSAIAAVTTTVRLVAGAVIAPLRHPLLLARELGSLDLLSGGRLVVLPTVSWHEEEYVALGVPFHRRGRLLDEHLEVWRLAWGASPFSYEGEHYRFHDVYLEPGAYSETGPQLWLGGASMTPKVIDRVVRYGHGFNPLGVRTNEEMATLRAALAAAGRDPASLELIGGTRAGFPDATSCADLGEALAGIPAQQAQGYTTFCIKPSQFIDDPDGVGAFCREVVRRGEAFA
- a CDS encoding gamma-glutamyl-gamma-aminobutyrate hydrolase family protein (Members of this family of hydrolases with an active site Cys residue belong to MEROPS family C26.) is translated as MRASPRPLVVIPGRFSASASALRYRALVTARALSEAVLAAGGEPLTVQPSAPRGSVSAGEVAERLGFADAVLLPGGGDLHPRRYGQDVASDAVYDVDDEQDAFDLAVASWALEAGIPLLAVCRGLHVVNVALGGELDQDMASPHRHVVHEVTTEPGSLLHAVVGPSVTASCYHHQRVTALGTGLRASGRAEDGTLEAAELDAARGWFLGVQWHPEDSWERDPAQRAVLAALVDAARRRPPT
- a CDS encoding acetoacetate decarboxylase family protein, giving the protein MSQGFFGPRTASGRAALLPDPPWFYSGDLLTVEYRVDPERVRELLPHPLELADEDPGAVAFIWADWQSCGSDRAQLLDPVLGQYKEAFVVVRCRFGGQTYSRCVYIWVDTDFAIARGLHQGYPKKLGAIHLTRPHPYGPAPRVAPGSRFGASLAASDRRLAEAQITLLEEAPENGFVNAHPMAHNRYVRAIDDPSRFRLDEIIATSAAEAEGGPAYRASVDHFALFPSPTEELDLLAPEEIIGGYYRQVGVVWNGGRVLHDNLADQPEVQHA
- a CDS encoding aldehyde dehydrogenase — its product is MPDQVSVEGVAVDTRHWIGGQRVASATTFTDVSPIDEQPLAEIASAGAAEVDAAVTSAQRAFPAWAAMPRDERADLLNRVADGIDKRAEELAVVETRDNGSLLRSHRRSVMPRVGMNFRYFADLLRELSHPDREIRGHRERITWDPAGVTAVITPWNAPLMLATWRIGPALAAGNTVVAKPPEWAPLTASLLADITAEAGLPPGVFNVVQGLGPQAGAALSAHPGIRRLSFTGSVPTAGKIAAAAAPNIVPLSFELGGKSPLLVFADADFDLAVSLAVEQFDNAGQVCLGAFRILVEDAIADRFLEAVLERASHVVQGDPRDEATAISCLVSRPHFERVDGFVQRAIADGARPVLGGGPNDELGGLYYRPTVLVATEPGSEIVTEEVFGPVLTVQTFQGEDQAVAMANDTRFGLAATMVTGDPDRAERVSARLSAGTVWVNCFFVRDLGAPFGGNGQSGIGREGGLHSFDFYCDIKNTVFSPTGWTGGAKE
- a CDS encoding 3,4-dihydroxyphenylacetate 2,3-dioxygenase, which encodes MGEVVAAGLLAHVPTIMLPEQTRRELNHGADTTLVAGLEQLRKDVFETLDYDTVVVLDSHWFTTVEFVVTAQDRRAGLFTAEELPRGMCRIPYDWRGDPELAHAMASFGPKHSTWVTAIDDPYLPMYYATLNLWKYLGEGLDKQWVSVSTCQTGETEDFLRAGRALGDAIEALDRRVVLIASGALSHTFWKLRQLRDHEASEASHIRTPEAYAADLERMAWFAEGDHARVLKTMPDFMKFRPEAMFAHYLMMAGALGEERLTARSRQYGEYENSIGTGQVHLWFDRPTGGFPRPAETPPDPEYARQESGPDLVAAG
- a CDS encoding fumarylacetoacetate hydrolase family protein, which produces MTEYRRILLEGAEVLVVRRGDQLVAADGRSVGVDDAVHLPPVVPTKIVAVHLNYLSRVHEFGTRLPAAPTYFHKPTTSLNAHKGAVVRPERCKWLNYEGEIAIVIGRTCRNVSPAAAGSYIAGYTVANDYGLHDFRDTDAGSMLRVKGSDTLCPLGPGLVDDWDFHGKTIRTYVNGEVKQEASTDEMEWDMHYLVADIARTITLLPGDVLLSGTPANSRTVYPGDVVEVEVEGLGRLTNHIVSGPVPIRDDCGAQPTESDEVLSTAMGGDWPKRGKVQV
- a CDS encoding Rieske 2Fe-2S domain-containing protein — its product is MTRPRLGRPRPSAEVPTDCWYALTASAGIGRELTAWRAGDRPLVLFRGTGGEVVALEDRCAHRPYPLSAGRLDGDLVRCGLCGFAYDARGRCVSVPTQTRVPYGASVPVYPVREENGLVWVWLGEPGRAPLHRLPDLDWLDDDAWGSVGGEQDVAAGFLLLHESFADVTQIPVLAPDVSPAVLLAQPPPLDVVVSETTVSLSRTFPAGPLPGWQARALGRRADEELVHRQEGHFLSPAVWVDHWDVLPEDGAPPARMRFTQLVLPVDRGTSRLMWRVSRDFAVDDAATTDHLERMFTSYYLRVSSAMETMQRVIDRDGPGAGVNVQADVAALKVRQIVTSLLAEEGAATRR
- a CDS encoding PDR/VanB family oxidoreductase; this encodes MTGTVTTLREHEGDLVVDAVDHVAEDVVALTLSDPDGDALPPWTPGAHVDLVLAPDLVRQYSLCGSPSDSHTIRVGVLKAPDSRGGSVKVHELSAGDRVRVRGPRNHFPLVSAPRYLFIAGGIGITPMLPMIAEAEAAGADWRLVYGGRSRASMAFTDELSAYGDKVSLVPQDEAGFPDLDGLLGTPQPQTLVYCCGPEGLLAAVEQRCASWPAGSLHLERFAAKVTEARQEHAFELVLARSGLTLTVPPDKSVFDVVQDAGVSILGSCHEGICGTCEQVVLDGDVDHRDSILSDDERAANESMMICVSRCRSDRLTLDL
- a CDS encoding cytochrome P450 → MQHDPVPLSEVDLADLEVFVRNEAWGMFDTLRREAPVHWNPEPGGNRGFWSVTRFEDIVEVDKNPEMFTSERFVNLEEPPEEYMDLRRSMLETDGPRHQALRKLLMRDFSAASLRRYEDFLRGLAQLTVDSALRQEEFDFVDAIAADYPIQVLARLLDVPEDFTPQLISWGNEIVGATDPDYARVLIDSPEAEQYSHLPFRSPASMEIFEYGRQLAAERRGGEGEDLVSKLVNRIPEDGVPLSSTDFDNYFLLLVVAGNETTRQAISHAMKALMDNPDQLAYLRDNPDKGQVAVEELLRYASPVYHFRRTATRDVEMHGQQIKAGDKVVTWFASGNRDDAAFTDPYTLDLTRYPNDHMTFGKGPHTCLGANLARMEIRIMFETLLPRLASIEQSGEIVRVRSNFVNGVKRFPVRVKVA
- a CDS encoding glutamine synthetase family protein encodes the protein MASQDQNVTEVVETLRARGIDIVRISYSDLIGVDRGRDVLIDELPNAVGHGLAFSRGVYHVTPMGDVVPMPGGIEAGLPDVLVRPDFSTLQPLPWEPGVMGCLGDAFLADGTPVPEAPRNVVRRVADRLAELGVHAVVGPELEYYVCEPDGSRQPGYARYADSPGNVYVVGRKGDPGGLLLRTLREMREAGLQVTAANHEFCAGQFEVNLNHSEIVDASDRAFRMKSAVQEIARHEGKLATFMAKPFNDEGGSGFHLHISLAHASGTNVFGDPDGEYGLSDVGRHAIAGVLQHAPALAALANPTINSYKRFGPDSLAPWLIDWGLDNRSAMVRIPPERGQSSRMEVRLGDATANPYLIIAAMGAASYLGIRDKVELPAPLEGYGYNPEISPMLPQTLPAALDALEADTDLAEVLGEFFVTAFLAYKRNEVERFERFVTDWEFREYSYHL